One window of Cellulomonas shaoxiangyii genomic DNA carries:
- the obgE gene encoding GTPase ObgE gives MATFVDRVVLHATGGDGGHGCASIHREKFKPLAGPDGGNGGNGGSVILEVDPQVTTLLPFHHLPHRHAGNGSQGMGDHRSGATAEDLVLGVPDGTVVKSPAGKVLADLVGAGARYVVAAGGRGGLGNAALSSPRRKAPGFALLGEPGDSADVVLELKTIADVALVGFPSAGKSSLVASISAARPKIADYPFTTLVPNLGVVQAGDARYTVADVPGLIPGASEGRGLGLEFLRHIERCAVVVHVLDCATLEPDRDPLSDLDVIEAELAAYAEDLEVAANGVPLAQRPRVVVLNKIDVPEARDLAELVRPDLEERGLPVFEVSTASHEGLRALTFALAERVEHARRAAPAPEPTRVVLRPRAVDDSGFTVTRREAAGQVWFAVRGEKPERWVRQTDFTNDEAVGYLADRLARLGVEDELYKAGAVAGDEVRIGREDNAVVFDWEPTLLTGSELLGGPRGTDLRLEDRARPTRGEKRQEYKERMDAKSAARAELWTEREQGVWTEPE, from the coding sequence CGCGTCCATCCACCGCGAGAAGTTCAAGCCCCTGGCGGGGCCCGACGGCGGCAACGGGGGCAACGGCGGCTCGGTGATCCTCGAGGTCGACCCTCAGGTCACGACGCTCCTGCCGTTCCACCACCTGCCGCACCGGCACGCCGGCAACGGCTCGCAGGGCATGGGCGACCACCGCAGCGGCGCCACTGCCGAGGACCTCGTCCTGGGCGTCCCCGACGGCACGGTCGTCAAGTCGCCGGCGGGCAAGGTCCTGGCCGACCTCGTCGGCGCCGGCGCCCGGTACGTCGTCGCCGCGGGCGGGCGCGGAGGGCTCGGCAACGCCGCCCTGTCGTCCCCGCGCCGCAAGGCGCCCGGGTTCGCGCTGCTCGGCGAGCCGGGCGACTCCGCGGACGTCGTGCTGGAGCTCAAGACCATCGCCGACGTGGCGCTGGTCGGCTTCCCCAGCGCCGGCAAGTCCAGCCTGGTCGCGTCGATCTCGGCGGCGCGGCCCAAGATCGCCGACTACCCGTTCACGACGCTGGTCCCGAACCTGGGCGTCGTGCAGGCCGGGGACGCCCGGTACACCGTCGCGGACGTGCCCGGTCTGATCCCGGGGGCGTCGGAGGGCCGCGGCCTCGGCCTGGAGTTCCTGCGGCACATCGAGCGCTGCGCGGTCGTCGTCCACGTGCTCGACTGCGCGACGCTCGAGCCCGACCGCGACCCGCTGAGCGACCTCGACGTCATCGAGGCCGAGCTCGCGGCGTACGCGGAGGACCTCGAGGTCGCCGCGAACGGCGTGCCCCTGGCCCAGCGTCCCCGCGTCGTCGTGCTCAACAAGATCGACGTGCCCGAGGCGCGCGACCTCGCCGAGCTGGTGCGGCCGGACCTGGAGGAGCGCGGGCTCCCGGTGTTCGAGGTGTCGACGGCGAGCCACGAGGGCCTGCGCGCCCTGACGTTCGCCCTCGCCGAGCGCGTGGAGCACGCCCGCCGGGCCGCGCCCGCGCCCGAGCCGACCCGCGTGGTGCTGCGCCCGCGTGCGGTCGACGACTCCGGCTTCACGGTCACGCGCCGCGAGGCCGCCGGTCAGGTGTGGTTCGCCGTCCGCGGCGAGAAGCCCGAGCGGTGGGTGCGCCAGACCGACTTCACCAACGACGAGGCCGTCGGCTACCTGGCCGACCGGCTCGCGCGCCTGGGCGTGGAGGACGAGCTGTACAAGGCCGGTGCGGTCGCCGGCGACGAGGTCCGCATCGGGCGTGAGGACAACGCGGTCGTCTTCGACTGGGAGCCGACGCTGCTCACCGGTTCCGAGCTGCTCGGTGGTCCGCGCGGTACGGACCTGCGCCTGGAGGACCGCGCGCGCCCCACGCGCGGCGAGAAGCGGCAGGAGTACAAGGAGCGCATGGACGCCAAGTCCGCCGCGCGCGCCGAGCTGTGGACCGAGCGCGAGCAGGGCGTCTGGACCGAGCCCGAGTGA